TTCTTTCCGCCTTTAAGCTTTTTTCTTCGGGGATATAACCGTTATAAGATTTTTCCCTTCAAATTTTGGCGGGGAGTCGATTGCTCCCACGTCGGATATCCTTGCTAATATCTTGTCGGCTAGCCCCTTGCCCAGTTCAGAATGGGTAATTTCCCGGCCTCTGAAGAATATCCTAATTTTGACCTTATCCCCGTCCTGTAAAAACTCCCTTATATGGTTGACCTTGACATCGAGATCATGCTCTCCTATATTGGGACGAAACTTTACTTCTTTCACCAACTGTACTTTTTGTCTCTTGGCTCCGGCCTGTTTTTTGAGCTCATATTTGTATTTGCCGAAATCCATAAGCCGGCAGACAGGCGGGTTGGCGTTAGGTGCGACCTCGACCAGGTCAACGCCCTGCTCCTCTGCCATTTTCAGCGCTTCGTGTACCGGTAGTATGCCTACCTGCTTGCCGTCTGCCGCTACCACTCTAACCTCTCTTGCCTTTATTCTTTGGTTTACTCGAACTTCCGGTTCCTTAGCTATGACTCTTCCACCTGTCCTTTATCTTTGATTTCCGATTCCTCTTTCCACCTGTAGGGATCGTTTTCTTTTTCGACCAGGCTCAAGAATTCCTCAACCGACATAGAAGGGAGGTTCTTCCCGCCTAGCCTCCTGGGTGCGACCGTTTGTGTCTCCCCTTCCTTATTGCCTATGACCAGGAGGTAAGGAATCTTCTCAAGCTGGGCTTCTCTTACTTTAAGCCCCAGTTTCTCGTTTCGAAAATCTTTTTCCACCCTAATCATATTCTTTTTTAGGGCTTCGCACACGGTTTCCGCATACTGAACCTGCTCCTCGCCGATAGTGGCCACACGAACCTGGACCGGGCTAAGCCAGAGCGGAAATGCCCCTCCGTAATGCTCGATCAGAATTCCGAAAAACCTCTCGAACGACCCGAAGATGGCCCGATGTATCATTATCGGTGTATGGCGTCTGTTGTCGTCTCCCACGAAGCTCATTTCAAATCTTTGGGGAAGGTTAAAATCTACCTGAACCGTAGAACACTGCCAAGCTCTCCCCAAGACGTCTTTTATTTTGAGGTCGATCTTGGGTCCGTAGAAGGCGCCCCCGCCCTCGTCCACCTGGTAGTCGAGCCCTTTGGCCTTAATGGCGTTTTGTAGTGCCTCTGTGGCCTTATCCCAGTTCTCTACGTTGCCCACGAATTTCTCCGGACGGGTAGAGAGATAAACCTCATAGTCTTCAAAACCGAATGTTTTGAGAAAAAAAACGGTTAAATCGAGCACCTTACGAACCTCTTCCTCGGTCTGGTCGGGACGGCAAAATATATGTGCGTCATCCTGGGAAAACCCTCTTACCCTTAAGAGTCCGTGCAGGACACCCGATCGCTCATAGCGGTAGACCGTTCCGATTTCCGCCCAGAGAAGCGGCAGGTCCCGGTAACTCCTGATTCTCGACTTGTAGATCATGATGTGAAAGGGGCAGGTCATCGGTTTAATCTGGTATTGGGAGTTTTCTACTTCCATTGGGGAATACATGTTCTCATGGTAGAAGTCGAGGTGCCCGCTGGTGCGCCACAGGTCGAGTTTAGCTAAATGAGGTGTGAAAAGAATGTCATAACCTCGGCTCTCATGCTCCTTTCGCCAGAAATCCTCGATGATGCGCCTTATCCTGGCCCCCTTGGGGTGCCAGAGCACCAAACCCGGCCCGATTTCTTCCTGAATACTGAAGAGGTCTAATTCTTTGCCCAATCTTCTATGGTCCCGTTTTTTGGCTTCTTCCAGTTTCTTTAGGTAGTCTTCCAAGTCTTTTTTGTTGGTAAAAGCTGTTCCGTAGATTCTCTGAAGCATGGGGTTTCTCTCGTCACCCCGCCAATACGCTCCGGCAATGCTCAGGAGCTTAAAGGCTTTTACAAAACCGGTTGAAGGGGCATGAGGTCCTCTGCAGAGGTCATACCATTTGCCCTGCTCATAAATGGTTATTTGCTCGTCAGGAGGCAGGTCGTTAATGATCTCAACCTTATACCTCTCTCCGTCTTGCTCGAAGGTCTTTAGTGCCTCTTTCCTGGACACCTTTTTCCTGATTAGAGGTTTGTTTTCTTCAGCGATCTCCTTCATCCTGGACTCGATCTTCTCTAAATCCTCCGGGACGAACCCGCGGGGGAAATCAAAGTCGTAGTAGAAACCGTTCTCGATTACCGGGCCGATTGTGACCTTGGCCTCCGGGAAAAGGTCCTGGACTGCCTCCGCCATTACGTGAGCAGCCGTATGTCTTATAAGGTCGAGCCCTGACGGCGAATTTGAGGAGACCGGCTCGACCGTGGCATCAGATTCTACCTCGAACCAGAAGTCCGCCAGCTTGCCGTCAACCTTGGCCCCGATTACGCTGTCCTCGATTCCAACTGACCGGAATATTTCCCCGATAGAAGTGCCCTTAGGAAAGGTTTTCTCTATTCCGTCCGGGAGTTTTATTCGTACCTCGCTCATGTCTTTTGATGATGCAGGATAGAGGATTCATGATGCAAGATGATTGTTTAAATAAATCCTGCATACTGCATCTATGTCAATTAGCTCCACTGATGTTCTATGGTCCACTGTCCACAATTATCTAGTGGCTGAGTTTCTTTACATGGTGAGCGCGGCAGGATTTGAACCTGCGACCTCTTGCGCGTCAAGCAAGCGCTCTCCCCCTGAGCTACGCGCTCTAGACATGGTAAACCTTTATTCTACTTAGATAAAATGGAGGCTGTCAAGAAGAAGGTTACGCCGGTTACGCCGAGGCCTAAGCTGATTCCGTGCGTATATCTATAGAGTCATAAAATCTTGTGTCTTTATATGCTGCTTCCAGGATGGCCGTCTTAGTTACCCATAAAACAAACGGTAAACCCATTCTGTAGGGGCGACCGGGCCGGTCGCCCCTACGAAATACTATATGTTATTTTAATAAACGTTTCCTTCGCTTATAATAGTTCGGGTTTCTGTTCGGTCATAATACAGGAACGGATAAGGAGATCTGGATGGAACGAGAGAAAGTGGTCATGACTACGGAATTTCCGGGGTTGCCACCGCCAAGAAGGGGTAAGGTAAGGGACATATACGACCTGGGGGACAAGCTTCTGATTGTGGCTACCGACCGTATATCCGCCTTTGATGTGGTTTTGCCGGACGGAATTCCGGAGAAAGGGAAGGTGCTCAACCAGATCTCGAAGTACTGGTTTGAGAAAACGAGGAACATAATAGCAAATCACCTCATTTCTACTGAAATCGACGACTATCCGAGGGCGTTTCGTAAGCATAGGGACGTACTCGAAGGAAGAAGCATGCTGGTAAAGAAAACCAAACCGCTTCCGGTGGAATGCATAGTAAGAGGCTACATCTCCGGCTCCGGGTGGAAGGATTATCAGAAAACCGGGGCCATTTGCGGGATTCACTTGCCTCATGGTCTTTTGGAATCATCCAAGCTGGAGAGCCCCATCTTTACCCCCTCGACCAAGGCCGAAGAGGGCACACACGATGAAAACATTCCATTTGAAAGAACGGTCGAGATTCTGGGCGGGGATTTAGCGGCACGGGTAAAAACGACCAGTATTGCTATTTACTTAATGGCGCGTGATATTGCGGAGGGAAAGGGTATCATCATTGCAGATACAAAATTTGAATTTGGCGTCGAAGAAGAATCAGGTCAATTGATCCTGATCGATGAGCTTCTCACGCCTGATTCTTCAAGGTTTTGGCCAAAGGATGAATACCGGCCCGGCGGGCCGCAAAAGAGCTTTGATAAGCAATTCGTGAGGGATTATCTGGAGTCTATAAACTGGGATAAGAAACCCCCAGCTCCCCGGCTGCCTGCGGAGATTGTGGAGAAAACATCCGAAAAATACTTAGAGGCCCTTAGAAGACTCACAAGGGATTGATATTAATTACACAAAGCAGAATCTACAGGTTGTAAAAAGGCTGGAGCAGGTATGTAGTGAGATTAAAAACCGTTCATCTTGAGCTTGTCGAAAGATGTCAGAATGATTATTGATACTTCCTCAGGACAGGCTTCGACGATGCTCAGGGTTCAGTATGAACGGGCATTTTTATTCCTCTTTACCAGCGGATGTAAATCCGCTCATACTGTCGAAGTATGAATTTAGAACGTAAGGAGTTCGCCCTTCGACTGGGCTCAGGACGAACGGGATTATTGACAAGCTTACCACTCAGAACTAAGGAGGTATCGTTGACTAAGTCATGGTATTCAGTATGAACGGATAGTATCTCTTGAAAATCTAAGATGGCGTCTTATTAAACGTTTATTTTATCCCGTATCATTTCTCGGTTATGGACGTTCTTTTCGATAAACTCGATGATTTTACCGGCGATATCGATGTTTGTAGCTTTCTCGATTCCTTCGAGGCCCGGAGACGAGTTGACTTCCATTATCAGCGGCCCCCGTGCTGATTGAAGCATATCCACACCGGCGATATTGAGCCCTAAAACCTTTGCCGCATTGATGGCGGTTGTTTCTTCTTCTTTACTTAGTTTAATTTCATTCGCGCTGCCGCCGCGATGTATGTTAGAGCGAAATTCGCCTTTAGCCCCTTGCCTTTTCATCGCGCCTATTACCTCGCCGCCGACCACAAAGGCTCTAATGTCCGCTCCTTTTGACTCTTTTATGTATTCCTGAATGAGCATGTTTGCATCCACGCCGTAAAAAGCCTCTATGACCGATTGGGCCGCTTTCTTGGTTTCGGCAAGAACTACGCCGATTCCCTGTGTCCCTTGCAATAGTTTTATAACTAAAGGTGCTCCACCCACCTCCTCTATGAGATGGTTGATGTCGGAAGGGCTTGAGGCGAAAGCCGTCACCGGGATGCCGATACGTTCACGAGAAAGAATTTGTGTGGTTCTTAGCTTGTCCCGCGACCTGGTGATAGCCTGTGATTCATTGGCACAAAATACGTTCATCATCTCGAATTGCCTGACCACGGCGGTTCCGTAAAAGGTCCTGGAGGCGCCAATTCTGGGGATTACGGCATCGATTCCGGTCAGCTTCGTGCCTTGATAATATATCTCCGGATTACCCTTTTCTATGACGAAGTAGCATTTTAAGAAATCAATAATCTCTGCCTCGTGCCCCTTTCCCCTCGCCGCCTCGATTAACCTTCTGGTGGAGTAAAGCTTTCCATTTCGCGAGAGCACCGCAATCTTCATGTTTTCCCCCTCCTTAGTTTCTCTTTGTATGATAAATTGGCCTCGGCCACGTCTACTATAAAACGGTTGCTTAGTAATTTTCTACCGAGAAGTAACGGATATTCCATCCTAGACCGGTCGGTTAAAGATAGCTCTATATCGAAGACCTGACCAAACAATAAAATTTGAGTCTTGATTATGTACCTTTCTTCGGCCTGTCCGGATGAGTTTTTGATCCTTCTTTTTGCGTGAACTGGCAAGGTAATCCTTTTGTTGCCCTTGGAAGGATGAGTAGGGTCAAACAGATTAAACCTGATTTTTTTTACCCCGTCCTTTTCTATGACCTTTATGTTACGACAATGGATGGAGGATGTATAGGCGCCGGTATCTATCTTGGCATCGACGTCGTATAGAGAGAGTTCTGGAAGGTCAATCTTGTCTCTTCTTCCGATCACTATCTTGTTAGAGTTTTTTCCTTTCATTATTCTCATGTTTCCGGTGGTAGCATGAGCTTTAGGTAGAAGAGGGTAGCATATATAGAGAACTAAGTTAAATTAAACAGTAGTCTGCCTGAAGGAATTAACCACCGGCCGTTTAATACCCGGTGCGAGGTTTGGTGGATTATTGGGTCATTGTGTCTTCCTTTTTTCGTGGCCGCCCCCTCTCAAAATCCGGAAAGAGTGAAGCACCCAGGGAAATAATGCATCCATGGATTCGGCAACCCCTCTCGAACTTCCGGGAAGGTTTATAATCATAGTCTTTCCTCTTATACCGGAGACACCCCTAGAAAGCATGGCGTGGGGGGTTCTCTTAAACCCATATATCCTCCCGGCCTCGGAGATCCCCGGGACCTCCCTTTCTATAACCTCTTTAGTAGCCTCGACTGTCACATCCCTCGGACTGAGCCCGGTACCGCCAGTCGTTAAAATTAGGTCGACCCCCTCTACATCCGAAAGCCTTATCAGCTCTCTTTTTATGGTCTCAAAGTCATCGGGCCAAATTCTATATTCCACGACTTCCACCGGCTCTTTCTCTAGCTTTTCGATTATGGTTTTTCCGGACTTGTCTTCCTTTTTCCCCTGAGAAACACTGTCCGAAAGGACGAGCACGGCGGTCTTGAGCGGGGTCCTGAAATTTTCTTTCCAGTCGTTTTTTCCGCCGCGTTTTTCTATAAGTTTTACCGAGACGATCTCTAGTGAATAGTCTATAGGCTTTAGCATGTCGTATACGGTCAGGGCGGCGATTGTAGCCGCGGTGAGAGCTTCCATCTCCACTCCGGTTCTCCAAAGGGCCTTTGCTTGAGCCCTGACCAGTATCATCCCCTCCAGGATTTCGAAATCTACCGATACCCAATCCAAGGGAACCTGATGACAATAAGGAATCAGCTCCGAGGTCCTCTTGGCCGCCAGAATGCCGGCGGCACGGGCTATATCCAGCACGTCTCCCTTGGGCACTCTCCCGGCTTTGACCGTATTTATGGTATCTTCTTCGACCTTTATATGGGCCTCAGCGGTTGCTACCCTTAGTGTATCCAGTTTCTCGCCAACGTCCTTCATCTTGGGTGTTCTCCTTAGCTTTTTCTTTACCATTCAATTTTACTCGGAGAATGAGGCTTAAAGTAGGGGCAGCCGATGGACGTGCCCAAATCGTTCGATTTCGTAGAAGGGGAGGTGTTTGCATCTATCCGGCGCTACGGTTAAAATTTCATTAAAGTCCAGTTAAGAAGATAGATAAATCCTGTCTTTTTGCTTGTTTTTTGGTATACTGGATTTAGACAAACTCGATGACGCCTGAACGCTCTACTGTACCCGAGAGTAAAATTGTGAAGGGGGCTTTCGCTGTATTAATTTTCACCATTTTTATATAAAGAGAGAATGAGTATCTCCTTAATATATTTCCTTTCTCTTTTAAACTTCCAAACGAATAGAAATCTATTGTTGAAAAAATAAGCGACCAGGAGGGGTTATACATATAAATGCAGGAGACCACAGGAGCAGGGAACGGAGTAACCAGGGAACTCAACTTCGAGGATAACGGGGTGCTCAAACAGCTTTATGGAGAGCACAACGAGAACCTTAAAGAAATAGAGAGCCTGTTTAAAGTCAAAATCTATTCCCGGGGTGGAAAGCTGAGCGTCATGGGTGAGACGGAAGAGGTCGAGTCAGCGCAAAGGTTTCTGAGCGAGATTTATCGCCTCATATCGAAAGGGTATTCCCTCGACCCGGGGGACATCGAACTCGCTGCTGGTATAGTCAACGAGGATAAAATCCCACTCGAAGACATATTCCTGGACACGGTTTGTATCTCGACCAGAAAGAGGGTAATCGCTCCAAAGAGCTTGGCCCAGAAACTATACGTAGAGGCCATTCGCAAGCACGACATAACCTTCAGCATAGGTCCGGCCGGAACCGGAAAAACCTACCTGGCGATGGCTATGGCCGTCTCCGCATTCATAGCCCGTGAAGTCAACAGAATAATTCTCACTAGACCGGCAGTGGAGGCCGGAGAAAAGCTGGGATTTTTGCCCGGAGACCTGTATCAGAAGGTCGATCCTTACTTGAGACCGCTTTTTGACGCCCTTTATGATATGATGGACCTGGATAAAGCAACCAGGTTGATCGAGAAGGGAGCTATTGAAATAGCGCCGCTGGCATTCATGAGGGGAAGAACGCTTAACGACGCCTTTGTGATACTGGATGAGGCTCAAAACACAACGGCCATGCAGATGAAGATGTTTCTAACCCGCCTGGGGTTTAGCTCGAAGGCGGTAATCACCGGAGATGCTACCCAGGTTGACCTGGGTAAGAATGAAAAATCGGGCCTTCTGGAGGCCGAGTCGCTCCTCAAAGGGATTGATGGGATAGCCTTCGTATATTTCTCGAAAAGGGACGTGGTGAGGCATCCTCTGGTCAAACAGATCATCGAGGCTTACGAGACAAGACAAAAAGAGGTGTAATTCGTCCCACCCCTGCCTATTACCGTTTTGGAGGTTATTTTGTATGAGAGAAAGAACGTTCATAATTTTCTTCCTGGCCATCACTTCGGCTTTTTTTGGATGTTCCCATGAGTGGCAGAATCCAAATACTTCGTTACCCGCCAAAGAGGTAGACATAACAAGCATTTTGACAAATCCGATAGCGTACGACAGCGCCGGGGTGATAGTGGAAGGTAAGGTCTGGGATTTAAGACTGGATACGGTCAACGAGGGGGATGTGCAAATTCCGTACACCGGCTTTAAGCTAGCGGATGAGGATGGTAATTTTGTCAATGTATTCGCACTAGGAGACATTCCGGTGGCGGAGGGGGACCTGGTCAAGGTGTTGGGGGTATATAGAAGAGAATATAGTACCGAAGGTTATAAGTTTATTAACGAGATTGAAGCGAAGAGGGTGGAAAGCAAGGGTCCTTAATTAGCTAGAAGATGAGGTAAGCAGTAATTTTGCTAAAAAGCCACATCCTTGAGAAAAATCACCCTCTCTCTTGCCGCCCCGAGGGAAACGATCCAGATGGGAACTCCCGAGGTTTCTTCTATTCTTTCTAAGTAATGTCTTACTTCTTTGGGAAGGTCAGTCGCAGTCCTAACTGCGGATAAATCCTCTTTCCAGCCGTCCATTTCCTCATAAACGGGGGCGCAGTTTTTGAGCACCTCGGTGCTGGACGGGAACTCGGTCAGTAACTCGCCTTTGTATTTGTAGCCTACGCAGATTTTTAACCTATCAAAACCGGAAAGGACGTCGAGTTTGGTGATGGCCAACTCGGAAATTCCGTTTATCCTGGCCGAGTATCTAAGGCCTACCGCATCAAACCACCCGCACCTTCTCGGCCTTCCGGTGGTAGAGCCGTACTCGCCCCCGGCATCCCTTAACCTTACGCCTAATTCCCCGGGAATCTCAGATGGAAACGGTCCCTCTCCAACCCTTGTCGTATATGCTTTTGCCACTCCCAATATAAAATCTATTTTAGTTGGGTTCACACCGGTGCCTGTGCATGCTCCGCCCGACCCGGCGCTGGAGGAGGTTACATATGGATAGGTGCCGAAATCCACATCCAGGAGAGCACCCTGAGCACCCTCGAATAAAACGTTCTTGCCGTCGGAGATCATATCGTTAAGGAGCTTCGCTGTATCCGTAGCCAGTGGCCTCAACTCCTTTCCATAACCGCTGTATTCTTCATAAATTGCCTTAAAGTCCAGAGGATCTCTTTGTAAGACCTTGGTCAGATAAAGGTTTCTTTCCTCTAGCACGATTTGAAGTCTCGATGAAAAGTATTCCGGGTCTAGAAGGTCGGTGAGTTTTATTCCCCTCCTGGCTGCTTTATCCTCATAAACGGGGCCTATTCCCCTTCCGGTGGTTCCTATTCTGCCCGCTCCTAGCTTCTCCTCGCGCCCAAGGTCTATTGCTTTGTGATAGGGCATAATGAGATGGGCCCGGTCGCTTATCTTGAGATTATCCTGGTCTACCTTATACCCGGCCGCCCTTAGTTTTTCTATCTCTCCGAGTAGTACCTTTGGGTCGATGACCACTCCGTTTCCTATTACCGAAAGCTTTCCCTGGCGGAGAATACCCGAGGGGATGTGGTGAAGGATTACAGTTTCCTCCCCGACCACAATGGTATGGCCGGCATTGTTTCCGCCCTGGTATCTTGCTACTACGTCTACCCTCTCCGCAAGAAGGTCTACGATCCTGCCCTTTCCCTCATCTCCCCATTGAGCGCCGATAACAACTATATTAGGCAAAATCAGATGCCCCCTTTGAGAAGTTCTTCCAGGTTGGAAAATTCCTTACTGACGCCGCTCCTGGATTCTACGAGCTTAATCTTTTTGGGTGTCTCCAGGAAAATCACGCCGTAGGAATTTGAAGTGTGGTTTTCTTTTATCCTGAATTTGCGGAGATTGGAGTCGGCGTTGAGGTCGAGTACAACCTTGAAACCGCTTGACCTGAGCCACTCGGCTAGACGGATAGCCTCGCGTCTTAAGCTCAGCTTCCTGGGGATGACTACGAAATGAATCTGACTGTTCTCCAGATGGGTTCTGGTAACGCCGAGCACCGACTCTACATCCACGGCAAATCCGGTGGCCGCGGTGTCATACCCGTACTTGCCTATGAGCTCGTCGTATCTTCCGCCCCTCAAAAGAGGAGAGGAGGTATTAGCTGATAAAACCTCGAATGTAACTCCCGTATAATAGTTAAAGCCCCTTATCTCTCCGAGGTCTATATTAATTTCACAATTCAACTGAAATTCATCGACCACGCTGAGCACGTTCTCGAGTTCTGTTATGTATCTCTCCAAGCCCTTTATTTTTCCGGCCTTATGAAGTATATCTCTCCCTCCATATAGCTCGGAAAGGGCCAGAATCGTGTCTCTAATTCCACCGGGTACGGAGGCCTGCCCGGTTGCTTTGCTTAACTCCTCCTGGTCTTTTTTTTTAAGCGCCTCTTCTATATCCTTTCGGGCATTTCCGGTTTTGGCTAGCAGTGTCCGTAAGAGACCGTTGTGTCCGATGTCCAGCACCGTCTTTTTTA
The DNA window shown above is from Thermodesulfobacteriota bacterium and carries:
- the hisZ gene encoding ATP phosphoribosyltransferase regulatory subunit, which gives rise to MFDRLSLPQGVRDFPPERAEEIKKVEELLLEEFYRWGYRSVITPLFEFLETISVGLGDDLRDKVLKFVDPSTGDVVALRPDITPQVGRIVATQLRDYNEPLRLCYNGRVVRFEEKGSGKEREVFQVGCELIGSSHSEADAEIIALSVKSLGKVGIKKTVLDIGHNGLLRTLLAKTGNARKDIEEALKKKDQEELSKATGQASVPGGIRDTILALSELYGGRDILHKAGKIKGLERYITELENVLSVVDEFQLNCEINIDLGEIRGFNYYTGVTFEVLSANTSSPLLRGGRYDELIGKYGYDTAATGFAVDVESVLGVTRTHLENSQIHFVVIPRKLSLRREAIRLAEWLRSSGFKVVLDLNADSNLRKFRIKENHTSNSYGVIFLETPKKIKLVESRSGVSKEFSNLEELLKGGI
- the thrS gene encoding threonine--tRNA ligase → MSEVRIKLPDGIEKTFPKGTSIGEIFRSVGIEDSVIGAKVDGKLADFWFEVESDATVEPVSSNSPSGLDLIRHTAAHVMAEAVQDLFPEAKVTIGPVIENGFYYDFDFPRGFVPEDLEKIESRMKEIAEENKPLIRKKVSRKEALKTFEQDGERYKVEIINDLPPDEQITIYEQGKWYDLCRGPHAPSTGFVKAFKLLSIAGAYWRGDERNPMLQRIYGTAFTNKKDLEDYLKKLEEAKKRDHRRLGKELDLFSIQEEIGPGLVLWHPKGARIRRIIEDFWRKEHESRGYDILFTPHLAKLDLWRTSGHLDFYHENMYSPMEVENSQYQIKPMTCPFHIMIYKSRIRSYRDLPLLWAEIGTVYRYERSGVLHGLLRVRGFSQDDAHIFCRPDQTEEEVRKVLDLTVFFLKTFGFEDYEVYLSTRPEKFVGNVENWDKATEALQNAIKAKGLDYQVDEGGGAFYGPKIDLKIKDVLGRAWQCSTVQVDFNLPQRFEMSFVGDDNRRHTPIMIHRAIFGSFERFFGILIEHYGGAFPLWLSPVQVRVATIGEEQVQYAETVCEALKKNMIRVEKDFRNEKLGLKVREAQLEKIPYLLVIGNKEGETQTVAPRRLGGKNLPSMSVEEFLSLVEKENDPYRWKEESEIKDKGQVEES
- a CDS encoding RimK/LysX family protein; this encodes MKGKNSNKIVIGRRDKIDLPELSLYDVDAKIDTGAYTSSIHCRNIKVIEKDGVKKIRFNLFDPTHPSKGNKRITLPVHAKRRIKNSSGQAEERYIIKTQILLFGQVFDIELSLTDRSRMEYPLLLGRKLLSNRFIVDVAEANLSYKEKLRRGKT
- a CDS encoding adenylosuccinate synthase; this translates as MPNIVVIGAQWGDEGKGRIVDLLAERVDVVARYQGGNNAGHTIVVGEETVILHHIPSGILRQGKLSVIGNGVVIDPKVLLGEIEKLRAAGYKVDQDNLKISDRAHLIMPYHKAIDLGREEKLGAGRIGTTGRGIGPVYEDKAARRGIKLTDLLDPEYFSSRLQIVLEERNLYLTKVLQRDPLDFKAIYEEYSGYGKELRPLATDTAKLLNDMISDGKNVLFEGAQGALLDVDFGTYPYVTSSSAGSGGACTGTGVNPTKIDFILGVAKAYTTRVGEGPFPSEIPGELGVRLRDAGGEYGSTTGRPRRCGWFDAVGLRYSARINGISELAITKLDVLSGFDRLKICVGYKYKGELLTEFPSSTEVLKNCAPVYEEMDGWKEDLSAVRTATDLPKEVRHYLERIEETSGVPIWIVSLGAARERVIFLKDVAF
- the infC gene encoding translation initiation factor IF-3 — protein: MAKEPEVRVNQRIKAREVRVVAADGKQVGILPVHEALKMAEEQGVDLVEVAPNANPPVCRLMDFGKYKYELKKQAGAKRQKVQLVKEVKFRPNIGEHDLDVKVNHIREFLQDGDKVKIRIFFRGREITHSELGKGLADKILARISDVGAIDSPPKFEGKNLITVISPKKKA
- a CDS encoding PhoH family protein, which gives rise to MQETTGAGNGVTRELNFEDNGVLKQLYGEHNENLKEIESLFKVKIYSRGGKLSVMGETEEVESAQRFLSEIYRLISKGYSLDPGDIELAAGIVNEDKIPLEDIFLDTVCISTRKRVIAPKSLAQKLYVEAIRKHDITFSIGPAGTGKTYLAMAMAVSAFIAREVNRIILTRPAVEAGEKLGFLPGDLYQKVDPYLRPLFDALYDMMDLDKATRLIEKGAIEIAPLAFMRGRTLNDAFVILDEAQNTTAMQMKMFLTRLGFSSKAVITGDATQVDLGKNEKSGLLEAESLLKGIDGIAFVYFSKRDVVRHPLVKQIIEAYETRQKEV
- the moaCB gene encoding bifunctional molybdenum cofactor biosynthesis protein MoaC/MoaB — protein: MVKKKLRRTPKMKDVGEKLDTLRVATAEAHIKVEEDTINTVKAGRVPKGDVLDIARAAGILAAKRTSELIPYCHQVPLDWVSVDFEILEGMILVRAQAKALWRTGVEMEALTAATIAALTVYDMLKPIDYSLEIVSVKLIEKRGGKNDWKENFRTPLKTAVLVLSDSVSQGKKEDKSGKTIIEKLEKEPVEVVEYRIWPDDFETIKRELIRLSDVEGVDLILTTGGTGLSPRDVTVEATKEVIEREVPGISEAGRIYGFKRTPHAMLSRGVSGIRGKTMIINLPGSSRGVAESMDALFPWVLHSFRILRGGGHEKRKTQ
- the rimK gene encoding 30S ribosomal protein S6--L-glutamate ligase, with product MKIAVLSRNGKLYSTRRLIEAARGKGHEAEIIDFLKCYFVIEKGNPEIYYQGTKLTGIDAVIPRIGASRTFYGTAVVRQFEMMNVFCANESQAITRSRDKLRTTQILSRERIGIPVTAFASSPSDINHLIEEVGGAPLVIKLLQGTQGIGVVLAETKKAAQSVIEAFYGVDANMLIQEYIKESKGADIRAFVVGGEVIGAMKRQGAKGEFRSNIHRGGSANEIKLSKEEETTAINAAKVLGLNIAGVDMLQSARGPLIMEVNSSPGLEGIEKATNIDIAGKIIEFIEKNVHNREMIRDKINV
- a CDS encoding phosphoribosylaminoimidazolesuccinocarboxamide synthase; the protein is MEREKVVMTTEFPGLPPPRRGKVRDIYDLGDKLLIVATDRISAFDVVLPDGIPEKGKVLNQISKYWFEKTRNIIANHLISTEIDDYPRAFRKHRDVLEGRSMLVKKTKPLPVECIVRGYISGSGWKDYQKTGAICGIHLPHGLLESSKLESPIFTPSTKAEEGTHDENIPFERTVEILGGDLAARVKTTSIAIYLMARDIAEGKGIIIADTKFEFGVEEESGQLILIDELLTPDSSRFWPKDEYRPGGPQKSFDKQFVRDYLESINWDKKPPAPRLPAEIVEKTSEKYLEALRRLTRD